From Denitrovibrio acetiphilus DSM 12809, the proteins below share one genomic window:
- a CDS encoding 4Fe-4S dicluster domain-containing protein — translation MMSKQYGFYIDTKHCTGCKACFVACKDRQNLNSGEKYRKVYEFSGGTWNKEDANAYSQSVYAFYVSMACNQCDDPACLNICPANAYTKRESDGIVVYDAEKCISCFGCQQVCPYTAPVYDYEAGHMKKCIMCSDETGVDGVPNPACVKACPSRALDFGEMEELKEKYGSLNTIASFINTTDPNVVYEPHKDASSGTTIVNKEEVF, via the coding sequence ATGATGAGCAAACAGTACGGATTTTATATAGATACTAAACATTGCACAGGTTGCAAGGCTTGTTTTGTAGCCTGCAAAGACAGACAAAATCTGAATTCAGGTGAAAAGTACAGAAAAGTATATGAATTTTCAGGCGGTACATGGAATAAAGAAGACGCTAATGCATACAGCCAGAGTGTATATGCATTTTACGTTTCTATGGCGTGTAACCAATGTGATGATCCAGCATGTCTGAACATATGTCCTGCAAATGCGTATACTAAACGCGAATCAGATGGTATCGTTGTATATGATGCTGAAAAATGTATCTCATGCTTCGGCTGCCAGCAGGTTTGCCCTTATACTGCACCTGTATACGACTATGAAGCAGGACATATGAAAAAATGCATCATGTGTTCAGATGAAACAGGTGTCGATGGTGTACCTAATCCTGCATGTGTAAAAGCATGCCCTTCCAGAGCTCTTGATTTCGGAGAAATGGAAGAGCTTAAGGAAAAATACGGTTCACTGAACACAATTGCAAGTTTCATAAATACAACAGATCCTAACGTTGTTTATGAACCTCATAAAGATGCTTCATCAGGCACAACTATAGTTAATAAAGAAGAAGTATTTTAA
- a CDS encoding class I SAM-dependent methyltransferase — MEFYRMLSENYREIFPVSENMLKFTLDNISGDRVLDVGCAKGDLLRRLCSEGKDAWGVEYVPELVGFPDRTLLGDMHRLPFADGDFSGVICTGNTLVHSKEPSVVIKEFARVTKPGGGLVLQILNYDRIMREQPAELPVIQTGDFQFLRTYDYLADSIRFSGKLQRGNESTESSVLLYPLSSVSVCKLLSNNNFSNIRIFGGFDSAAFASEDSYTLVVTAQKR, encoded by the coding sequence ATGGAATTTTACAGAATGCTTTCTGAAAATTATAGAGAGATATTTCCGGTCAGCGAAAATATGCTGAAATTTACTTTAGATAATATAAGTGGAGATCGGGTACTTGATGTTGGCTGTGCAAAAGGTGACCTTCTGAGGCGGTTGTGTTCGGAAGGGAAAGATGCATGGGGGGTGGAGTATGTTCCGGAACTTGTTGGATTTCCGGACAGGACTCTTTTGGGGGATATGCACAGGTTGCCGTTTGCGGATGGCGATTTTTCCGGTGTGATATGCACGGGGAACACACTGGTTCACTCAAAAGAACCTTCAGTGGTAATAAAGGAGTTCGCCAGAGTAACAAAGCCTGGGGGGGGACTTGTATTGCAGATTCTTAATTATGACAGGATAATGCGGGAACAGCCGGCTGAACTTCCAGTCATTCAGACAGGCGACTTTCAGTTTTTGAGAACATATGATTATTTAGCTGACAGTATTAGGTTTTCAGGAAAGTTACAGAGAGGAAACGAATCTACGGAATCATCAGTTTTGCTGTATCCTTTAAGTAGCGTTTCTGTATGTAAATTATTGTCAAATAATAATTTTAGTAATATACGTATATTCGGTGGATTTGACAGTGCCGCATTTGCCTCAGAGGATAGCTATACACTTGTTGTAACAGCTCAAAAAAGATGA
- a CDS encoding FAD-dependent oxidoreductase — MSNKSEKGITRKQFLKGMAAGVAGLTAASIAPKANAGLFGGSKKEKWDEELDTIIIGSGFAGLTAAIFSKENGGNPVVLEKRSLIGGNSVLSTAWLNAAETSIQREKFGITNDTHELHYQDTLKGGDYKNDPVLVRELTDKVTESVEWLKGLGAPFSKITMLGGASRKRAHAPSDEYGGGLVKLLYSRAKALDVEFRKKTKVIDFVVSQDEKTGMRTLDGVVVEDGEGTKRLKAKKAVIIAAGGFGANAELVKRYDPSLVGYETTNFKDASTGEVMISAMENGVDTSGINYIQIHPTFSNTPGKNNILITEGLRGEGFILVNTNGERFVQDLDRRDVVSAAILAQPGKYAYLIGSKETYHPKVEAYKKSGLVFEGETLKEVAEKAGLDPVVLAATLKEYNGYVKAGKDPVYARKNLERPLLTGPFYVIRVKPAIHHTMGGVRINTKGQVIDLDGNVIKGMYAAGECTGGIHGTNRLGGNAVGDCVTFGRIAAQNAAKEQA, encoded by the coding sequence ATGAGCAATAAATCTGAAAAAGGTATTACAAGAAAACAGTTTCTTAAAGGTATGGCCGCTGGTGTGGCAGGTCTTACTGCGGCATCAATTGCACCCAAGGCAAATGCCGGATTGTTTGGAGGTTCCAAAAAAGAGAAATGGGACGAAGAGCTTGATACAATTATTATAGGATCAGGTTTTGCAGGTCTGACAGCCGCTATATTTTCAAAAGAGAATGGCGGCAACCCGGTTGTTCTGGAAAAAAGATCACTCATTGGTGGGAACTCAGTTCTTTCTACTGCATGGCTGAACGCTGCTGAAACATCAATTCAGAGAGAAAAGTTCGGTATTACCAATGACACTCACGAGCTGCACTATCAGGATACACTGAAGGGCGGTGACTATAAAAATGATCCTGTTCTGGTCAGAGAACTTACGGATAAAGTGACTGAGAGTGTAGAGTGGCTGAAAGGTCTAGGTGCTCCTTTTTCAAAAATCACTATGCTTGGCGGTGCAAGCAGGAAGAGAGCACACGCCCCTTCTGATGAATATGGCGGAGGGCTTGTGAAACTTCTCTACAGCCGTGCAAAAGCACTGGATGTTGAATTCAGAAAGAAAACTAAAGTAATAGACTTTGTTGTCAGTCAGGATGAAAAAACCGGGATGAGAACTCTGGACGGCGTTGTTGTCGAAGACGGCGAAGGGACAAAGAGGTTAAAAGCTAAGAAAGCTGTGATCATTGCTGCCGGTGGTTTTGGCGCTAATGCTGAGCTTGTTAAAAGATATGATCCCTCTCTTGTGGGCTATGAAACAACTAACTTTAAAGATGCTTCCACAGGCGAGGTAATGATCTCTGCTATGGAAAATGGCGTTGATACCTCAGGTATAAATTATATCCAGATCCATCCGACTTTCTCTAATACACCCGGCAAAAATAATATTCTTATCACTGAGGGGCTCAGAGGTGAGGGATTCATACTTGTTAATACAAATGGAGAACGTTTTGTTCAGGATCTTGACAGGAGAGATGTAGTTTCCGCAGCCATTCTTGCCCAGCCTGGTAAATATGCGTATCTCATAGGCAGTAAAGAAACATATCACCCTAAAGTCGAGGCTTATAAGAAGTCAGGTTTGGTCTTTGAAGGCGAGACTCTCAAAGAAGTTGCTGAAAAAGCAGGTCTCGACCCTGTGGTTCTCGCAGCTACTCTCAAGGAGTATAACGGATATGTTAAAGCTGGGAAAGATCCTGTGTATGCCAGAAAAAACCTTGAGAGACCACTCCTTACAGGGCCGTTTTATGTAATCAGAGTTAAACCTGCGATACACCATACAATGGGCGGGGTCAGAATCAATACTAAAGGTCAGGTTATTGACCTTGACGGCAATGTTATTAAAGGTATGTATGCTGCCGGCGAATGTACAGGCGGTATACACGGAACAAACAGACTCGGTGGTAATGCTGTCGGTGACTGTGTGACCTTCGGGCGTATTGCTGCTCAGAATGCTGCAAAGGAACAGGCGTAA
- a CDS encoding TorD/DmsD family molecular chaperone, producing the protein MNKVVDSEIYLEMMAAFSFFNKVLLDAPDKEYMQSVKGNLELFEEWPFSDDDSVKGLKILIEYMKKYDDEAFPALLDNFNKLFIGPGHLFAPPWESVYKEQDKTIFGAATLEVRKRYKKFGIEINNLNKEPDDHIAYECAYLNYLCAGAASAEDSEDIKAEIIDFIKEHPMTWVDEFTDLMLANSLTDFYKGIAYMLRGSFKETVRLLQK; encoded by the coding sequence ATGAACAAGGTAGTTGACAGTGAGATATATCTTGAGATGATGGCAGCGTTCAGTTTTTTTAACAAAGTGCTGCTTGATGCTCCAGACAAAGAATACATGCAGTCAGTCAAAGGAAACCTTGAGCTGTTCGAAGAATGGCCGTTTTCTGATGATGACTCTGTTAAGGGATTGAAAATCCTCATAGAGTATATGAAAAAGTATGATGATGAGGCTTTTCCTGCATTGCTTGATAACTTTAACAAGTTGTTCATAGGGCCGGGGCATCTATTTGCACCGCCATGGGAATCCGTTTATAAAGAACAGGATAAGACAATATTTGGTGCTGCTACACTTGAAGTGCGGAAACGTTATAAAAAATTCGGGATTGAGATTAACAATCTTAATAAAGAACCGGATGACCATATTGCCTACGAATGTGCTTATCTGAATTATCTCTGTGCCGGTGCTGCATCTGCTGAGGATAGCGAAGATATAAAAGCAGAGATTATAGATTTTATTAAAGAACACCCGATGACATGGGTAGATGAGTTTACTGATCTTATGCTTGCGAATTCGCTGACTGATTTTTATAAAGGCATAGCGTATATGCTTCGCGGTTCCTTTAAAGAGACTGTGAGGCTTCTTCAAAAATAA
- a CDS encoding solute carrier family 23 protein codes for MKTLILGVQMLFVAFGALVLVPLLTGFDPSIALFTAGAGTLLFQIITKRMVPVFLASSFAFIAPISFGVKEFGMGATLGGLACAGLAYIVFSIMVKTGGVEAIEKYLPAIVTGPVIMVIGLNLAPTAVNMAKSFDGSGNYNGQAMLIATVSLLTAILTVTYGKKIFSLIPILSGIVVGYVFSIILGVVNYDAITNAAWFSIPWVAAMKAGTYAVPVFDIAAILYIVPVAIAPAIEHVGDVLAISSATGKNYIKEPGLHRTLLGDGLATSLASVLGGPPNTTYSEVTGAVALTKAFNPMYMTIAAITAIILAFVGKLGAVLRTIPVPVMGGIMILLFGMIASIGVSTLVRDKVDFSKSRNLIIASVILVIGIGDLSFTMGKVTLGGIGLAGIIGIVLNLILPKEK; via the coding sequence CTCTTTTTACAGCGGGCGCAGGTACTCTGCTCTTTCAGATAATCACAAAGAGGATGGTACCGGTATTTCTCGCAAGTTCATTTGCTTTCATTGCTCCTATTTCTTTTGGAGTGAAGGAATTCGGCATGGGCGCAACGCTGGGCGGTCTTGCCTGTGCTGGACTCGCATATATTGTCTTCTCTATCATGGTTAAAACAGGCGGTGTCGAAGCCATCGAAAAGTATCTGCCGGCGATAGTCACCGGTCCGGTAATTATGGTCATAGGGCTGAACCTTGCACCAACAGCAGTCAACATGGCAAAAAGCTTCGACGGATCCGGTAATTACAATGGTCAGGCAATGCTTATCGCAACTGTCTCACTTCTCACAGCAATACTCACAGTTACATACGGCAAAAAGATTTTCAGCCTTATCCCTATATTGTCAGGGATTGTTGTCGGATACGTATTTTCAATAATACTTGGTGTTGTCAACTATGATGCCATAACAAATGCAGCATGGTTTTCAATACCTTGGGTTGCAGCAATGAAAGCGGGGACATATGCTGTTCCTGTTTTCGACATAGCTGCAATACTCTACATTGTACCTGTTGCAATAGCCCCTGCCATCGAGCACGTGGGTGATGTTCTTGCCATCTCCAGCGCAACAGGCAAAAATTATATCAAAGAACCTGGGCTCCACAGAACACTTCTCGGTGACGGTCTGGCGACATCACTGGCATCTGTTCTCGGCGGACCTCCTAATACAACATACTCAGAGGTTACAGGTGCTGTCGCCCTTACAAAGGCTTTCAACCCTATGTATATGACAATAGCAGCCATAACAGCAATCATTCTCGCTTTCGTAGGTAAACTCGGCGCTGTTCTCAGAACAATCCCCGTTCCTGTTATGGGCGGTATCATGATCCTCCTTTTCGGAATGATTGCATCTATCGGTGTAAGTACACTTGTCCGTGATAAAGTAGACTTTTCCAAATCACGAAACCTTATTATCGCCTCTGTGATCCTCGTGATCGGTATAGGCGACCTCTCATTCACAATGGGCAAGGTTACACTTGGCGGGATCGGTCTTGCAGGTATAATCGGCATAGTCCTGAACCTCATACTTCCTAAGGAGAAATAA
- a CDS encoding methyl-accepting chemotaxis protein, translating into MFRVKIRTRIIGGFVGLSVLIMLLSIYNIFTTNRSLQQLKLLKIETVDQTLLLMELNLDVVQIQQWLTDVSATRGAEGYDDGFDEARTYYEHSGELIAKLSKNASMPGMKGTLAGIKREIDDFYRVGKQMAEVYVSSGHIAGNEFMGQFDPYAEKLGNSINQIVLKHKQHLEKALEDLTDKQGQVMMMSVLFGAFALLVAGILSFVITKSVLSPLFLFRQSFMKGASGDLTTQVDYSEENEIGELSDSFNSFTRSLRKLVQTQKETIISITENSSTLSSASEEFSVTFGQQSAEISNIAASMTMLSNSSQDIIGRLDGMTGLVESTNNETGQAFDHLEEVINKTEEISSDTAQLADVMVRLVDSSSEIENILHVINDIAEQTNLLALNAAIEAARAGDAGRGFAVVADEVRKLAERTQKATGEVEGIVSHLMNDTASAKESMEVSVAKVEEGMSLIRNLESFYKRVSDNMQTINSEQRIISEGMSDSAKNIEMVDYSIQGISASIQEASSAVVQIAEAAAGLQDNAASLSDHSDSFKI; encoded by the coding sequence ATGTTCAGAGTTAAAATACGTACCCGCATCATAGGCGGTTTCGTCGGGCTGTCTGTGTTAATAATGCTGCTTAGCATATATAATATTTTTACTACAAACAGATCACTTCAGCAGCTTAAATTACTGAAAATAGAGACGGTGGATCAGACCCTTCTCCTGATGGAGTTAAATCTTGATGTTGTCCAGATACAGCAGTGGCTCACAGATGTATCTGCCACCAGAGGGGCAGAGGGGTATGATGACGGATTTGATGAGGCGAGAACTTATTACGAACACTCAGGCGAGCTTATCGCAAAGCTTTCAAAAAACGCCTCAATGCCTGGTATGAAAGGTACTCTCGCAGGTATTAAAAGAGAAATAGATGATTTTTACCGTGTCGGAAAGCAGATGGCGGAGGTTTACGTCAGTTCCGGTCACATTGCTGGTAATGAATTTATGGGGCAGTTTGACCCCTATGCTGAAAAGCTTGGCAACTCAATCAACCAGATAGTCTTAAAACATAAACAACACCTTGAAAAAGCTCTTGAAGACCTCACAGATAAGCAGGGGCAAGTTATGATGATGTCAGTATTGTTCGGGGCTTTTGCGCTTTTGGTTGCAGGGATTTTATCTTTTGTTATTACCAAATCAGTTCTCTCTCCGCTTTTCCTATTTAGACAAAGTTTTATGAAAGGTGCTTCAGGAGACTTGACAACTCAGGTTGATTATAGCGAGGAAAATGAGATTGGCGAGCTTTCAGACAGCTTTAACAGCTTTACCCGTTCGCTCAGGAAGCTTGTTCAGACACAGAAAGAAACAATTATAAGTATAACTGAAAACAGTTCCACACTTTCGTCAGCCTCAGAAGAGTTTTCTGTAACATTCGGTCAGCAGTCAGCAGAGATATCCAATATAGCGGCTTCCATGACGATGCTGTCTAATTCGTCGCAGGATATTATAGGCAGGCTTGATGGGATGACTGGGCTTGTGGAAAGCACAAATAACGAGACCGGACAGGCTTTTGACCACCTGGAAGAGGTTATTAATAAAACAGAAGAGATAAGCTCTGATACAGCACAGCTTGCTGACGTTATGGTACGTCTCGTGGATTCATCCAGCGAGATTGAGAATATTCTGCATGTTATAAATGATATAGCAGAGCAAACAAATCTTTTGGCTCTGAATGCTGCAATAGAAGCAGCAAGAGCGGGGGATGCAGGACGCGGATTTGCTGTTGTTGCAGACGAAGTGCGCAAGCTGGCTGAGCGTACACAGAAAGCAACAGGCGAAGTGGAAGGCATAGTGTCTCATCTGATGAATGATACTGCCAGTGCTAAAGAGTCTATGGAAGTTTCTGTTGCGAAAGTAGAAGAAGGGATGAGTCTTATCCGGAATCTGGAGTCCTTCTACAAGAGGGTTTCAGACAATATGCAGACGATCAATTCAGAGCAGAGAATAATATCAGAAGGTATGTCTGATTCAGCGAAGAATATAGAAATGGTGGATTATTCAATACAGGGGATATCTGCCAGTATTCAGGAAGCATCTTCCGCTGTCGTACAGATTGCAGAAGCGGCTGCAGGTCTTCAGGATAACGCTGCTTCTTTATCGGACCATTCAGATAGTTTTAAAATATAG
- a CDS encoding cytochrome c3 family protein, translating to MKKKKLAIIFGILVLLLIVGVVLADPIYQKVSHHPEVCGMCHVMDKYVETYNHEGELANTHKEADLVCKDCHKATVTEAMREAFVFVTGDYEFPFKEREKFGSAKSCLGECHDLEDIVEQSAYLKAYNPHDSHLGEMECNMCHKMHKPSVSFCADCHGEGWIPEVP from the coding sequence ATGAAAAAAAAGAAATTAGCAATAATTTTCGGGATACTGGTGCTGCTCCTCATCGTAGGGGTAGTGCTGGCTGACCCGATATACCAGAAAGTTAGCCATCATCCGGAAGTATGCGGTATGTGCCATGTTATGGATAAATATGTTGAAACATACAACCATGAAGGCGAACTTGCAAACACACACAAAGAGGCAGACCTTGTATGCAAAGACTGCCACAAAGCAACGGTGACAGAAGCTATGCGGGAAGCATTTGTTTTTGTGACTGGTGATTATGAGTTTCCTTTCAAAGAGAGGGAGAAATTTGGTTCTGCAAAATCATGTCTTGGCGAATGTCACGACCTTGAGGATATTGTGGAGCAGAGTGCATATCTTAAAGCTTATAACCCGCATGATTCTCACCTCGGCGAGATGGAGTGCAATATGTGTCATAAAATGCACAAGCCTTCCGTTAGTTTTTGTGCAGATTGTCACGGTGAAGGCTGGATTCCTGAAGTCCCCTGA
- a CDS encoding ATP-binding protein, translated as MIILALAERISSKSLKTQMFIMISFIVLFQVLLSGIIHYIQMSAYIESWTGKRAMDIASTFAEDETVRNNIENMDSYGLIREKAKKVRETVGARYIVVANKNKIRLSHPKPERIGGKFAGGDSDRALKGETYFSMGTGTLGPALRGFAPVKNDQGHVIGFVAAGVLLKDVKHDINNNIFSPLVYVLLMTLTAICATLFITEYLRRQTLGLDPADITSLYIQKEGIIHFVREGIIAADNNGHIMTINPSAMEYLNISTPEEIIGKDITALPFFDTMESVLSLGIQELDMELVVRGHIMIFNFIPVFYEGQINGVVASFRRKDETDFLYNRLCQEQEYSEMLRSQAHEFSNIMHTIGGLLQVGEVDEALSMILQESTDYDHLVKFLKHSIKEKRLNALLLGKYNKSKELKISLEIDVSSSLKELPATLSRKSLLSIAGNLINNSFDALKDRHETEKKIVFFITDMGSDLMIEVEDNGSGVPEKLYDTVFEKGFSLNKGVKRGLGLFLVKQAVQEAGGEVFCGKSELGGALFTVIVPKEKNICD; from the coding sequence ATGATCATATTAGCTCTTGCGGAAAGGATATCATCCAAGTCATTAAAAACACAGATGTTTATCATGATAAGCTTTATTGTGCTTTTTCAGGTACTTTTAAGCGGCATAATACACTATATCCAGATGTCCGCTTATATAGAATCTTGGACAGGAAAGAGAGCAATGGACATTGCTTCCACTTTTGCAGAGGATGAAACTGTACGGAATAATATCGAAAACATGGACAGTTACGGTCTTATACGCGAAAAAGCAAAGAAAGTGAGAGAAACTGTAGGTGCAAGATATATTGTAGTAGCCAACAAAAACAAAATCAGGCTCTCTCACCCCAAACCGGAAAGAATAGGTGGTAAATTCGCAGGGGGGGACAGTGATAGGGCTCTCAAAGGTGAAACATATTTCTCTATGGGAACAGGCACCCTTGGACCTGCTCTAAGGGGGTTTGCTCCTGTGAAAAATGATCAGGGGCATGTCATAGGCTTTGTTGCTGCGGGAGTTCTTCTGAAAGATGTCAAACACGACATTAACAATAATATATTCAGTCCGCTGGTCTATGTTCTGCTTATGACCCTCACTGCCATATGTGCTACTCTATTTATTACCGAATACCTAAGACGTCAGACGCTCGGACTTGACCCTGCCGACATTACGTCACTCTATATACAAAAAGAAGGTATTATACATTTCGTTCGTGAGGGCATAATAGCCGCTGACAATAACGGTCATATCATGACAATAAATCCTTCTGCGATGGAGTATCTTAATATAAGCACCCCTGAGGAAATCATCGGAAAAGATATAACGGCTCTCCCCTTCTTTGATACTATGGAGAGTGTGTTGTCCCTGGGTATTCAGGAGCTGGACATGGAGCTGGTAGTAAGAGGACATATTATGATATTCAACTTTATCCCTGTCTTTTATGAAGGTCAGATAAATGGGGTTGTGGCAAGCTTCAGACGTAAGGATGAGACAGACTTTCTTTATAACAGGCTTTGTCAGGAGCAGGAATATTCAGAGATGCTCCGTTCTCAGGCACACGAATTTTCAAATATTATGCACACAATCGGGGGACTGCTTCAGGTCGGAGAGGTTGACGAAGCTCTGAGTATGATCCTTCAGGAATCAACTGACTACGACCATCTGGTTAAATTCCTGAAACATTCCATAAAAGAGAAACGACTTAATGCGCTCTTGCTGGGTAAGTATAATAAATCTAAAGAACTGAAAATATCTCTGGAGATAGACGTGTCAAGCAGTTTGAAAGAACTTCCGGCAACCCTCAGCAGAAAAAGCCTGCTCTCAATTGCAGGCAACCTCATTAACAACAGTTTTGATGCACTGAAAGACAGACATGAAACGGAAAAGAAAATAGTATTTTTCATTACTGATATGGGATCAGACTTAATGATAGAAGTTGAAGACAACGGAAGCGGAGTCCCTGAAAAATTATATGACACAGTATTCGAAAAGGGTTTCAGCCTGAACAAAGGGGTAAAACGGGGGCTGGGACTTTTTTTAGTAAAACAGGCTGTGCAGGAAGCAGGCGGGGAAGTCTTCTGCGGTAAATCAGAACTCGGAGGGGCACTTTTTACAGTTATAGTCCCTAAGGAGAAAAATATATGCGACTGA
- a CDS encoding YrbL family protein — protein sequence MLSLDNSLYLSSGGQRECYIHPEDNTKVIKVTRANHGIYRFEKKEQNRRNDNIIDYRYFNSIKNRVVDYSFITRCYGWVETSKGLGLVVDRVQNYDGSEVLTFREAVRKKLLSKDKEQELLDELTQYLSGNKILFADATTNNILLMRIDEENFRLVIIDGLGARRLGLKEWIHNHVWLINRIRIREQIRKLWKDYESIR from the coding sequence GTGTTAAGTCTTGATAATTCTTTATATCTTTCATCTGGCGGGCAGCGTGAATGCTATATTCATCCGGAAGACAACACGAAAGTTATTAAGGTGACCAGAGCAAATCATGGTATTTACAGATTCGAAAAGAAGGAACAAAACCGTCGTAACGACAATATTATAGACTACCGGTATTTTAATTCGATAAAGAATAGAGTTGTGGACTATTCTTTTATAACAAGATGTTATGGCTGGGTGGAAACTTCGAAAGGTCTTGGGCTGGTTGTTGACAGAGTTCAGAATTACGATGGTTCAGAAGTTCTGACGTTCAGGGAAGCTGTGCGGAAAAAGCTGCTCTCTAAAGATAAAGAGCAAGAACTTCTGGATGAGCTCACACAGTATCTTTCAGGTAACAAAATACTTTTTGCTGATGCAACAACAAACAACATACTCCTTATGAGAATTGACGAAGAGAACTTCAGGCTGGTTATAATTGACGGGCTTGGCGCGAGGAGACTCGGGCTTAAAGAGTGGATTCATAATCATGTGTGGCTTATAAATAGAATACGCATTAGAGAGCAGATCAGAAAACTTTGGAAGGACTACGAAAGTATTAGGTAA
- a CDS encoding response regulator yields the protein MRLIQVLIIEDNERILKLHRLFLEKVDGFELVGIAKSLKEAEETIAVLQPDLILLDLFFPDGHGMSFLKHMRMQDINFDVILITADKDVNSLQDALRNGAFDYIVKPVVFDRFKESLEKYKTFKTGISAKQTIEQKDADSIFMSAQQVEYTDDDVPKGIDPLTLKKVKDTLVEYGERGICAQETGKLIGASRITARRYLEYLVSGGFISADITYGSVGRPERKYFYKPEKN from the coding sequence ATGCGACTGATACAGGTTTTAATAATTGAAGACAATGAAAGAATTCTGAAGCTCCATAGATTGTTTCTTGAGAAGGTTGACGGTTTTGAGCTGGTAGGTATAGCAAAATCTCTCAAAGAAGCAGAAGAGACAATAGCTGTACTTCAGCCGGATCTGATACTTCTGGATCTCTTCTTTCCTGACGGTCACGGCATGAGCTTTCTGAAGCATATGAGAATGCAGGATATTAATTTCGATGTAATTCTCATTACTGCTGACAAAGATGTCAACTCTCTGCAGGATGCGCTTCGTAACGGTGCGTTTGACTATATTGTCAAACCTGTTGTCTTTGACCGTTTCAAAGAATCTCTTGAGAAATACAAAACCTTTAAAACAGGGATCTCGGCAAAACAAACTATAGAACAGAAGGATGCCGACTCAATATTTATGTCTGCACAACAAGTTGAATATACTGATGACGATGTCCCCAAGGGGATAGACCCTCTAACCCTGAAAAAAGTAAAAGACACCTTAGTGGAGTACGGAGAACGGGGAATATGTGCACAGGAAACAGGTAAGCTCATAGGAGCCAGCAGAATCACCGCAAGGCGATACCTCGAATACCTCGTCAGCGGGGGCTTCATATCAGCCGATATCACATACGGCTCTGTCGGACGCCCAGAGAGGAAATATTTCTATAAACCTGAAAAGAACTAG
- the upp gene encoding uracil phosphoribosyltransferase encodes MDFNNFSVVKHPLIEHKLTIIRDKNTSKKEFKELVDEVAMLMAYEITKDFPLEEVEIETPMGMTKAKMVSGKKVALVPILRAGLGMVDGFLRLMPSARVGHIGLYRDHETLQPVSYYFKVPPNAEDRDFILIDPMLATGGSAIASADKLKSEGIKNIKFMCLIAAPEGVKAFCEAHPDIHVYAAGLDEKLNEMGYIVPGLGDAGDRLFGTK; translated from the coding sequence ATGGATTTTAATAACTTCAGCGTAGTAAAGCATCCGCTCATAGAGCACAAACTAACCATCATCCGTGACAAAAATACCTCTAAGAAGGAATTCAAAGAGCTGGTGGACGAAGTCGCAATGCTCATGGCATATGAAATCACAAAAGATTTTCCACTTGAAGAAGTGGAAATTGAGACACCGATGGGCATGACAAAAGCAAAAATGGTTTCAGGCAAAAAAGTTGCACTTGTGCCTATCCTGCGTGCAGGGCTCGGCATGGTTGACGGCTTTCTTCGTCTTATGCCGTCAGCACGTGTGGGACACATAGGTCTTTACAGAGACCATGAGACTCTTCAGCCGGTTTCATATTATTTTAAAGTGCCGCCCAATGCCGAAGACAGAGACTTTATCCTGATAGACCCTATGCTCGCTACAGGAGGCTCTGCCATTGCATCTGCCGACAAACTGAAATCAGAAGGTATCAAAAACATTAAGTTTATGTGTCTGATAGCTGCTCCGGAAGGCGTTAAAGCTTTCTGTGAAGCTCACCCCGACATACATGTTTATGCTGCAGGACTGGACGAAAAACTTAATGAAATGGGTTATATTGTCCCAGGGCTTGGGGACGCAGGAGACAGACTTTTCGGTACTAAATAA